AATAAAATACAAGATGTAATGATCGCGCGGAGGGAACATGGTGGATAATTTTAAACAATTGAAGGAATTCGATTTCGAAGGTTCAGTTGTAAGCTTATGGATATTTAAATCGGGAGCGGATGTTAAGAATAAAAATTTACCGAGATATACCGGAAGATGGGTAGAGACCGGTGAGGAATTAGACGAAAATCTAATTGAAGTTGTGCGCGATGAAATAGACAAGGTCGAAGAAATTAAAGAATTTCAAACCCTGGCTCAAAATCATGAGACTTCTGCTTTGTATATAAGCTACGAAGAAACTCATGTTGGATTAATATTAGATGCATGTCGTGAAAAGCATGATAAAAAAAGGATAATGAAGGTTAAGGACATACAAAACGCAAAATTCTATGTTGTTGTATATGTCAAAAATGGTCAAACGGTTTATGGGCTTAAGCAGACGTCCTCGAGCTGGAAAGGAATTAAAAGAAAAACTTTATTTAATGTTAATTTCAATGGGGAAGAATTAGAGATCGAACAAGACAACTCATTTTACATGAGTAAAAATTTTGATGTTTTAGTGTTCGGAGATAGCATTTTCGCTCTCGATAAAAACAGATGCGAAACCATACTTAATTATAAGAAAGCTCATATAAAAAATTTTGATGCTCTTTGCGCCGACAAAGAGTTTGTATCTCTTTTTGACGATTTGGCGCTAATAGAAGAATATGTAGGAAATAACAAGATTCACCTTAGACGAGCTGCGGTTATACAAGAAAAGGGTTATTATCGTGACCCGTTATTTATTCAAAGCTTAATAGATAATTTAGAACGCTTAAAATTTCAAATAAAAGTAAGCGATGATGGCAAAATTGTTGTTTCTAAAGAAGCCTGCAGAGATATATTTCAAGCCCTTTTGGATCATCGTTTGATATCGCATTACGGCGATAAAGCCTACGATGTACAAGAAACAACAGATGTTTAATATAATTTTATAGTATTTTATAAGTGACGGTCATGCTATGGTTGATTTAGGTGATTTGGGCGAAACTAATTTCAAGTTATTGTCTGAGAAAGCTGGTTTTTTTGTTAATAAAGCTTATAAGGATACGACAGGCTGGGACTATATTTTAGAGCTTCCATTTGAATCAGGCACGACCGCAAGCGAGGTGCATAAGCCAGCGGCTACTTGTAAGGTTCAAGTTAAAGCCACAAAAAAGAAGAAGAAAAGACTTGCTGTTAAATTGTCTAATTTAAGGAGGCTGGCTACTGATACTATGCCTGCATTCTATGTGTTCATAGAATTTGACAATAAAGATGAACCTGAAAATGTATATGTTGTGCATCTCGATAGCACATTGATAACTAAAGTTTTAGAAAGAATATATAAACTTAACAGCGAAGGGTTTGATGCTAATAATCTACACAAAAAAAAGATGGAAATAAGATATGGAGAAGAATCAAGGTTAGCTATTGTTAGTGGCGTTTGTTTAAAAGAATATTTGTTGAAATGTATAGGCAATAATGTTTTGGATTACATTGATAAAAAGAAAA
This DNA window, taken from Halomonas sp. TA22, encodes the following:
- a CDS encoding Kiwa anti-phage protein KwaB-like domain-containing protein, with the translated sequence MVDNFKQLKEFDFEGSVVSLWIFKSGADVKNKNLPRYTGRWVETGEELDENLIEVVRDEIDKVEEIKEFQTLAQNHETSALYISYEETHVGLILDACREKHDKKRIMKVKDIQNAKFYVVVYVKNGQTVYGLKQTSSSWKGIKRKTLFNVNFNGEELEIEQDNSFYMSKNFDVLVFGDSIFALDKNRCETILNYKKAHIKNFDALCADKEFVSLFDDLALIEEYVGNNKIHLRRAAVIQEKGYYRDPLFIQSLIDNLERLKFQIKVSDDGKIVVSKEACRDIFQALLDHRLISHYGDKAYDVQETTDV